The following are encoded together in the Choristoneura fumiferana chromosome 4, NRCan_CFum_1, whole genome shotgun sequence genome:
- the LOC141427496 gene encoding uncharacterized protein, translating into MGNRITFLLHTALLLGFCSVTLAVTAEEATAKYSEALSAAQDVGEYFFNLFLKCISSTMPVQQFLFDDLQTFVNFPAKTTVGFAPKFTTNRKFFANLISTPAFKEILAKDEIELRKNLVKKLQFCDSAVMNQDLLRDLYDREVDQAKQ; encoded by the exons atgggCAATAGAATAACGTTCCTTTTGCATACTGCTCTATTGTTAGGATTTTGCAGTGTTACGTTAGCAGTGACCGCCGAAGAAGCTACTGCGAA GTACAGCGAAGCATTATCTGCAGCGCAAGACGTAGGCGAATACTTCTTCAATTTGTTCCTGAAATGTATATCATCAACGATGCCTGTACAACA ATTTTTATTTGATGATTTACAAACATTCGTGAACTTCCCGGCGAAAACAACCGTGGGGTTCGCTCCTAAGTTTACAACCAATCGCAAGTTTTTTGCAAATTTGATAAGTACGCCGGCGTTCAAGGAGATTTTGGCCAAAGATGAGATCGAATTGCGGAAAAACTTAGTGAAAAAGTTGCAGTTTTGCGATTCTGCAGTCATGAACCAAGACTTGCTACGAGACCTGTACGATCGAGAAGTCGACCAAGCTAAGCAAtaa